The genomic window GTACtctacatttattaataatattaataacacattGACAGTGGTAAtctacatttattaataattaacaccttgatggtggtaatctccatttattaataataataacaccttgatggtggtaagatacatttattaataataataataacaccttgatggtggtaagctacatttattaataataataacaccttgatggtggtaagctaaatgtattaataataataacaccttgATAGTGGTAAGCtaaatttattaataataatcaacaCCTTGATGATGGTAAATTCcattgattaataataataataataacacattgatggtggtaaactacatttataaataataataacaccttgatggtggtaagctaaatgtattaataatagtaacaccttgatggtggtaagctaaatttattaataataatcaacaCCTTGATGATGgtaaattacatttattaataataataataacacattgatggtggtaaactacatttattaataataataacaccttgatggtggtaatctacatttattaataataatcaacactttgatggtggtaagctacatttattaataataatcaacaccttgatggtggtaagctacattaataataacaccTTGATGGTAGTAAGcgtcatttattaataataatcaacaccttgatggtggtaaactacatttattaataataacaccttgatggtggtaatctacatttattaataataatcaacaccttgatggtggtaagctacatttgttaaTAATAATCAAcaccttgatggtggtaagctacattaaataataataatgagaatGGTAACACCTTGATGGTGGTATTCCAcacttaataatattaataataataatgatattaataaacATATTGCTGATGGTAATCTTCATTTAGTAATACtattaatatacacatttatgtggTAATCtacatttattgatattaatttacaatatataataaaaaaataacaccttgatgGTGAAAATCTATTTGATAATAATAGTGGTAATCTACATTGAATTATAATATTAATGTACACATTGATGATGTAatctacatttaataataaataaatgtacacaTTGATGATGTAATCTAcatctaataataatattaatgtacaCATTGATGATGTAatctacatttaataataataatgcagatgggataggctccaacatcCCCCACGacccaatagggacaagcggtagaaaaagaatggatggataataatatccACATTTATGTGGTAAtctatatttaatattaatatacaaATGTATGTGGTAAtctatatttaatattaatatacacatttatgtggTAATCTATATTTAATAACTATATACACATTAATGCTGGTCATCTAcatttaataatagtaatatacaCGATGTTAGTGGTAatctatatttaataataattataattatatacacattaataaatgataaatgggttatacttgtatagcgcttttctaccttcaaggtactcaaagcgctttgacactatttccacattcacacacacattcacacacacattcacacactgatggagggagctgccatgcaaggcgctaaccagcagccatcaggagcaagggtgaagtgtcttgcccaaggacacaacggacgtgactaggatggtagaaggtgggaattgaaccccagtaaccagcaaccctccaactgctggcccggccactctaccaacttcgccacgccgcccccccccccccaaaaaaaatctatatttaataataattatatacacaTGAATCTACATGTGGAGTCATATAAAGTGGcattattcatattcatacactaaCATACTAttattttgcccaaggacacaacagcagtgactagaatTGGCAGAAGCTGGATTGAAAGCAGTAAAGCTCACATGGGCAGGTGAGCCCCGCCCCCAACGTGATTGACAGCTATCCGCTAACGAGTGGTCACACCTGCCGATGTCGATGCAGAAGTCTCCTCGGATGCTTCCTGGTTTGGAGTCGGCCGGGTTGGTCTCTCCCAGCATCATCCTGGCCAGCTTGACGATGCCCCGCCCCTCCCACACCTGCAGCATCAGGTGACATCATCAGGGGACATAGTGACATCATGAGGTGTCACAAACAGAAGTGGTTACCATGGCAAAGACGGGTCCTGAGGACATGTACTTGCAGAGCGCGGCGTAGAAGGGCGTGGCCTTCAGGTCCAAATAATGCGTCTTCATGTGCTCTTCTGACGCCTGAAACACAAACACGCCTCCTTTTGCCATCATGGCGGCCGCGTAGGAAAGTTGCCATGGTTACCTGCATGAACTTGGCAGCGAGCAGCTTGAAGCCTCTCTGCTCGAAGCGCTTGATGATGTCACCGCACAAACCTCTCTGGACGCCATCGGGCTTCACGGCGATGAAGGTGCGCTCCATGTCAGTGGTGGGCGGGGCCTGTTCCTGCTGTGTGACGCAATACAAGAACATTTGGAAGCTGACACCTCCCCCCCACACCTGTTGATGCTAACTTTGGCATCAGCTGCTGGTGGATcatatgaccccccccccccacacttcCTGCTCGCTCCTTTAAAGCAACAATATGTCAGTACCAACACTTTTGATGAGTTGACATAAAATCACTGAATTCAGGGCAGGGAGGAGGACAAGACGGGAAGGAGGAGAAAGAGAAAAGAAAGCGAAGAAGAAAATGTGATTTGAAGAAGTgaaggaagagaagaagaagtgaagaaTGAGAAGAAGAGAAAGAAAAGGAGAAGAAGTGAAAAAGGAGAAAgagaaaaagaggaagaagagaaagaaaaggagaaaaagaataagagaaataaaaaaaggagaagagaaagaaaaaaagagagaaggaacaaaaaaagaagaaagaaaaggataagcggaaaaagaaaaatggaagaaaagagaaagagaagaagaaacTTACATGATGTAGAAGAAGTCACATTGTGGTCACCTAGAGAGTGCTGACTATTtaaaggagggggggggggggggtccagacCTGCTCTCTGATTGGCTGACTGGGTGGTCATGTGGTCAAAGTGACGAAAAGACGGCCTTTCAAGGCATACATGATGGTCACCATGGCAACTAAAGGCCTCCCTGAGCAGTCTTGACTCCGccccaaataaaaataaacaggAAGTGTTTTCTAAACAGGACCAgaatagatctacataggatagatcatctgacacatagatctacataggatagatcatctgacacatagatctacataggatagatcatctgacacatagatctacataggatagataaTCAGACACACATAGAGCTACATAGGATAGATAATCtgacacatagatctacataggatagatcatctgacatacatacatctacataggatagatcacctgacacacatagatctacataggatagatcacctgacacacatagatctacatagggtagatcacctgacacacatagatctacataggatagatcatctgACAAAAATAGagctacataggatagatcatctgacacatagatctacataggatagatcatctgACACATAGATCTACAAAGGATAGATCATCCGACAAAGATTTACATAGGATAAATCATCTGACACACATAGATCAGCATAGGATAGATCATCTGACACACATaaatctacataggatagataaTCTGACAAAAATAGagctacataggatagatcacgtgagctctggaaaattctcaacaaccagcttcctggttgcagccagaaacttaaaacaagactcaccaacatcagcatcaaggagggtgactccctcattacagacaaaatggaggtagctagcagacttaacgcctttttcaccagcatagctgcaactcttgtcaacaagctgtcccaccactctggtcgctttggtgtagaacacattaaagccttctacagaaagctaggagtatccaacaatgatttcaaattagaaatggtcacagctgatgaggtgtttaaaaaattgagcgcgctccaccctaacaaggccaccggtcttgataatattccctccagattcctcagggactctgcctccatcattgccccgatcatcacgcacataataaacctatcaattacacaaggccaagtaccaaaagattttaagatagcaagagtaactcccctctttaaaaaaggaagcaaattggaacctagcaactaccgacctgtttctattctcagctccatttccaaagtaatggagaaaatagtttatgaacaggtcgatagttaccttgccactaataaactcatgtacaaattccaatccggcttcagaactaaccactccactgacacatgacttctctatctgaccgaccacatcaaacatgaggtggacgcgggcaaatactgcggcatggtcatgctggaccttcagaaggcctttgacaccgttaaccacgctatactgttggataagctcagagcaatcggatttaacaaaacctcttggagctggatgcagtcttacttggaggggagggagcaggtggtagaggtgaacggcaccgtgtcccccccctctctcggtgagctgtggagtcccccaaggcagtatattgggacctttactgttcctaatatacataaacgacatgtcatcggcatgtgactgtgaattgtttttgtttgcggatgactctgccttgctggtatcagacaaggacaagtcacaggtggagaaaatcctcagtgctgagctctgtagaacttgcacctggctcgctgacaacaagttatccatccacttgggtaaaacagaatccatcctgtttgggtcccacatcaaccttaagagagtcaatcacttcaccataaaagtaggtgacagtgtcatcaccaggaaagatgaggtcacctacctaggttccattctagaggctaacctttcctgtgataaaatggcaaccaaggtaatcaaaaaggttaaccaacgaacgagatttctctacagaatttcctctctggtcaacaaaagcaccttgaggattctggcgggaactctcgttcaaccctttttccattacgcatgcacctcctggtaccctagcacctccaacaccctcaaatctaaactccaaacatctcagaacaaactagtcaggttacttctagacctccaccccagatcccacctcactcctacccacttctctaaagtgggctggctcaaggtggaggacagagttaaacaacttgcactgagcctagtctataaaatccgctacacctccctgataccgaagtacatgtcaaactacttccttaacgtaaatgaccgccataaccacaacaccagggggagctccactaaccacgttaaacccagattccgaactaacaaaggtcttaactcattctctttctatgccacatcaatgtggaatgcgctccccacaggtataaaagaaagggcatctctatcctccttcaaaaccgctataaaagttcacctccaggcagctacaaccctaaactaacaccctccccggattgctaataatcaaatgtaaacaatcaaatgcagatactttttcttgtgccttctgatctctctctctctctctctctctctctctctctctctctctctctctctctctctctctctctctctctctctctatgtccactacttgatgtccatacccccaacccaccccccctccacactcctgattgtaaataatgtaaataattcaatgtgattatcttgtgtgatgactgtattatgatgatagtatatatgatagtatatatctgtatcatgaatcaatttaagtggaccccgacttaaacaagttgaaaaacttattcgggtgttaccatttagtggtcaattgtacggaatatgtacttcactgtgcaacctactaataaaagtctcaatcaaccaatcaatcaatcatctgacacatagatctacataggatagatcatctgACACACAttgatctacataggatagatcacctgacacacatagatctacatagggtAGATCATCTGACACACATAGacctacataggatagatcatctgacacatagatctacatagggtAGATCATCTGACACACATAGACCTACATAGGGTAGATCAtctgacacacatagatctacataggatagatcatctgACACATATATCTACATAAGATAGATAAtctgacacacatagatctacataaaatagatcacctgacacacatagatctacataggatagatcatctgacacatagatctacatagtaTAGATCATCTGACACACATAGacctacataggatagatcacctgacgcacatagatctacataggatagatcacctgacacacatagatctacataagATAGATCAtctgacacacatagatctacataggatagatcatcagacacacaAAGATCTACACAGGATAGATCATCAGACatacatagatctacataggatagatcatcagacacacatagatctacataggaaagatcatcagacacacatagatctacataagATAGATAAcctgacacacatagatctacataggatagatcatctgacacatagatctacatagtaTAGATCATCTGACACACATAGacctacataggatagatcacctgacacacatagatctacataggatatatcacctgacacacatagatctacataggatagatcatctgacacacatagatctacataggatagatcatcagacacacaaagatctacataggatagatcatcagacatacatagatctacataggatagataatcagacacacatagatctacataggatagatcatcagagacacatagatctacataggatagatcatcagacacacatagatctacataggatagatcatcagacacacatagatctacataggatagatcatcagacacacatagatctacataggatagatcatcagacacacatagatctacataggatagatcatcagacacacatagatctacataggatagatcatcagacacatagatctacataggataaataatcagacacacatagatctacataggatagatcatcagacacacatagatctacataggatagatcacctgacacacatagatctacataggataaataatcagacacacatagatctacataggatagatcacctgacacacatagatctacataggatagatcatcagacacacatagatctacataggatagatcatcagacacacatagatctacatagggtAGATCACCTGACatacatagatctacataggatagatcatcagacacacatagatctacataggatagatcatcagacacacatagatctacataggatagataatcagacacacatagatctacataggatagatcatctgacacacatagatctacataggatagatcatctgACACACaaagatctacataggatagatcattagacacacatagatctacataggatagatcacctgacacacatagatctacataggatagatcatcagacacacatagatctacataggatagatcatcagacacacatagatctacataggatagatcatcagacacacatagtgttgcgtttgaccagatgttcctccaagtgggatgtaaaacgctggtcagtcccaagttccttaatgacatatcaactgaactcaaacggtaccaccaagcacagaattgggtattttgtaattttattgtcaaagctttggcaataatgagaccagcctcgaacaacacatacaaatgcgcagcccaagttgatctgaaaacttcccggaaagccctctcctcttcagtatctccccccgccctcacttgtctcacctcaaacacatgctcattgtctcttatcttgagtcggcctgggaagcacaggaaggaggaattcctcctctctgccttctacttcaaggccggcccaagtgcgagcactttgtcatgggatgaaaagaaaagcaaagagtacaatatggaacattagctatatgtaatatgactatgaaaattaataagtaacacaaaatatggatatatgaagatatatatatatctttcaattcccccttcagatcttatccaaaagatctctcctacgagagcaacacctctaaagcacgccttacattaaagtaggtgctgttttggttttcgagcaagctatcgataaacaatcaaaccatagttacatgggagagagaaggagggagtcgacgttaatgtcgtcattgtcagggaaggaaactaacagtccctgaaagtcaccactatgcttgacccccttcagtgacatagcaagcccagaaccagggtggggttgacctttgacagctctaacaatgatgcgggtgcatagagacctagcacaaggggcaataaagcatccgcatgaggttatgacggccaagaaaactccaatggagaccagggccgacttaattaggtcagaccacctgccaaaggtgttatgaagccaatctttaaaggggtcagagacaccggaaacttcagtaagttcttaggctctgaggccttctaaggcgctctggaccgagccatcgggggcagcattgttaggaatgaaggtacagcattggtcaccaaacattgcacacacactccttcttccttggctaggatgcggtcaagggctatgcggttctggatggccatgagggaggtcggggcaagttgttcagcaagtccctcaacggcgtcacgagtcaggttggtcagtcttcacagattataaaaaacatagttaatgcgttctacatttttagtagcagtcacagggaaaatagcaccaatgataggaaggttctcgaaacctgcacaggattcacaccacaatttgtgctgtgaggggacccctcttggttggcctattgcatcaaa from Entelurus aequoreus isolate RoL-2023_Sb unplaced genomic scaffold, RoL_Eaeq_v1.1 HiC_scaffold_246, whole genome shotgun sequence includes these protein-coding regions:
- the LOC133645506 gene encoding nucleoside diphosphate kinase B-like, whose amino-acid sequence is MERTFIAVKPDGVQRGLCGDIIKRFEQRGFKLLAAKFMQASEEHMKTHYLDLKATPFYAALCKYMSSGPVFAMVWEGRGIVKLARMMLGETNPADSKPGSIRGDFCIDIGRNIIHGSDTVENAKREIDLWFKANELLDYAPCGQPWIYE